The genomic region CGGACCCAGCACCCAGGTGCCCCTGGACGACTTTCTGGCCAAGTACAACCCCGAGCCGGAAATGTACCTGAAAACCGTGTTCCCCAAGATGCGGGAACTGGCCTCCTCCGTCACCCGCGCAGAGGAAAGCCGCCAGCGCGGCGCGCTCTACAGCGCCCAGTTCGAATACGAGAACGCGCTGTCCATCGACGAGGAGAACGTGCGGGCCAACTTCGGCCTGGGCCTCACCTACGTGGAGCGCGGAGAGACCGCCAAGGCCCAGGACATCCTGGGGCGCATCGTCGGGCTTGAGGCGGCCTTCGCCCCGGAGCACAAGCACCTGTTCAACGAGTTCGGCATCTCCCTGCGCAAAAGCCGCATGGTGGACCAGTCCATAGAGTACTACACGCGCGCGCTGGCCCTTACAGCCACGGACGAGAACCTGCACTACAACGTGGCCCGCGCCTATTTCGAAAAGGGCGACACGGAAAAGTGCCGCGAGCACCTGAGCGAGGCCCTGCGCCTGAACCCGGACCACGAAGAAGTCAAAAAATTCCTGGAGTTCCTGGACAAGAAGTAGGCGCGCCATGTTCCAGGCGCCCTCCCGGCACTTTGACCCGCACCTCGCCCTGCCGGGGGTGTGCTTCGCCTGCGCCGCGCACGAAGCTGCTTTTGCCGTTGCGCCGTGCGAAAACTGCGTATAGTAGTACGCCATCTACTCTGCCTCCCTCGCAAGGACGTGCCCCATGAGCCTGGACCGCCACCACCTGCTCTGCCTGCACACGGTCTACGAGGGGCTGCGCCTGGGCCTGTGCGAGTTCTCCGGCCCTTCGCGCGCGGCGCTGGTGTACGCCGACACCCCCGACGAGCCCCTGCGCGTGGTGGACCCGCAAAACCTGCTGCGCGGGCACGAACCCCGCCTGCGGGAATACTTCCTGGACTCGGACGAATGGCGTGCGGGGCTGCCGCGGCCGGAGCTGGTGCGCTTCTTCGACCAGTACCACGCCCGGCGCCTTGGGCTGGCAGGGTTGGTGAGCCTGGGCGGCCGGTCGCACACCGTGGCCTACCAAATGTGGTTCACCGAACGGCACCCGGACCTGTGCTCGCCCGGCCCCACGCGCCGCTGGCTGGAACTGGCCCTGCGCCAGTTCAACACCAGCCTGTGCAGCCATGAAGTGGTCTCCCTGGACGCCACGGCCAACATGCTTCAGGAAATGGCGCCGCTGGCCGTGCGCGATTACATTGTGGACGAGCGAGCCCGGGCCATCGGGCCGGACACGCGGCTGCACGTGTTCAACATCCTCGCGGCCATCATCCAGATATCCAAGACCCCGGAGGAAGGCGCCTGGGCGCGGGGCCGACTGGCCTTTGTGGAGCCCTCGCGACTGCCCAAGGTGCATTTCTTGGCCAAGCTGCCCAAGTCCGAACGCCCCCGCCTGGACCACGGCAAGCACGTGCGCAAGATGCTGCAAAGCGTGGAACGCTCCCGCCGCCTGCTGGTGAGCGACGGGGAAAGCATCATCGGCATGGCCCAGGGCGGCGCGGGAGAATCCGGCCTTTCGGAGCTGCCCCCGGGCAGCCTGTGCGCCATGTTCAACGGCCGCCACGGCCTGCTTTCCCTGGACGGCGGCCCGGTATGCAGCTTCTCCGACGGCGCGTTCCACTCCACCAACCGCCGCCCCAACCTGGTGATGCTGGAGGAAGCGCTCCTGGAATGGCCGCTGGACGATGCCCAGCGCGGCGCGCTGTTCGCCTCGGTGGCGCGGCTGGTGACCGATGCCGGGGAACAGAAATACGGCTGCGCGCTCATCATCGACCCCTACACCCCGCTGCTGTCGCTCTCCGGGCACGCGCTGGAGACGCCCATGCCCCTGGCCGGGGAGGAACGCCTTGCGCTCGCGGCCGGGCTGGCCAGGGTGGACGGGGCCCTGCACCTCTCTGCCGCGCGCAACCAGCTCTGCGCCTTCGCCTGCCTCATGGACGGACCCAGCTTCCCCGGCGAGGACCGCTCGCGCGGAGCGCGCTACAACTCGGCCCTGCGCTTCACCCACTCCCACCCGGAGCTCATCGTGGTGGTGGTTTCCAGCGACAGGCCGGTTTCCGTGGTGCAAAAGGGCGTGGACCTCTCCAAGCCGCCGGTGTGGCCCACGATTCCAAGCCAGCTGCGCCCGCCGCCCACCCTGGAGGAATGGCTCGGCTAATGTCTCGGCATGGCCGACACACCGCCATGCCTTGACTCCCTTCACAGGCCCGGTCAGGCGCTTCGAAAACCTTCCCCTGCACAGCCCAAGGAGCACCATGCGCATACGGCCGGAAACCCCCGCTGACGCCGCGGCCATCCGCGACATCAACATCCGCGCCTTCGCCGATCATCCGGTGAGCAGGCAGACCGAACAGTTCATCGTGGAGGGCCTGCGCCGCGCCGGAGCGCTCAGCGTCTCCCTGGTGGCGGAGGAAGACGGCCGGGCCGTGGGGCACATCGCCTTTTCCCCGGCGCGCATCGCCGGGCGCGACCAGGGCTGGCACCTGCTGGGCCCGCTGGCCGTGCTGCCGGAATGGCAGCGCCGGGGCGTGGGCTCGACCCTCACGGCCGCGGGACTGGACGCCTTGCGCGCCCTGGGCTCGCGGGGCTGCGTGCTGGTGGGCCCGCCGGAGTACTACACGCGCCGGGGCTTCCGCCAGGCCAGCCGACTCGTGTATCCCGGCGTGCCGCCGGAGGTGGTGCTCTGCCTGCCGCTCTCCGGGCCGGAGCCGGAAGGCGAGGTGGCCCACCACCCGGCCTTCGACCTGACCGCAGAGGGACCACTTGACGAACCCGGCCGCCATGGCTTCTAGTGGCCGCTGGCGACACCCGCCCAAAGGGAGCGACGTATGAGCACAATGTCCGGGGCGCGCGTGCCCTTCTACAAGCTGCAGGGCTGCGGCAACGATTTCGTGGCCATGGACAACCGCGTGCTGCGGCTGCCCCAGGAACGCATGGCCGAATGGGCCAGGCGGGTATGCCCGCGCGCCTTCGGCGTGGGGGCCGACGGCCTGTTCTTCCTCGAACCCGCGCCCGCCGGGTCCGGAGCGGACGCCCGCTGGCACTTCTACAACGCCGACGGTTCCCGCGCGGAGATGTGCGGCAACGCCAGCCGTTGCGCGGGTCGGCTCATCCACAGCCTGGGCATGGCGGGCGAACGGCACGTGCTTTTGACCGACGCCGGCCCGGTGGCCATCGCCGTGGACCCGGCCGCCGGACTGGTGAAGGTGCAGCTCACCGCGCCCCGCGACCTAGCCATGGGCATCACGGTCAGCGCGCTGGGACACGAAACCACGGTGCATTGCGTCAACACCGGGGTGCCCCACGCCGTGGTCCTGGTGGACGACGTGGACGAGCAGGACGTGGCGGCCATGGGCCGGGCCCTGCGCT from Humidesulfovibrio mexicanus harbors:
- a CDS encoding GNAT family N-acetyltransferase, producing the protein MRIRPETPADAAAIRDINIRAFADHPVSRQTEQFIVEGLRRAGALSVSLVAEEDGRAVGHIAFSPARIAGRDQGWHLLGPLAVLPEWQRRGVGSTLTAAGLDALRALGSRGCVLVGPPEYYTRRGFRQASRLVYPGVPPEVVLCLPLSGPEPEGEVAHHPAFDLTAEGPLDEPGRHGF
- the dapF gene encoding diaminopimelate epimerase; translation: MSGARVPFYKLQGCGNDFVAMDNRVLRLPQERMAEWARRVCPRAFGVGADGLFFLEPAPAGSGADARWHFYNADGSRAEMCGNASRCAGRLIHSLGMAGERHVLLTDAGPVAIAVDPAAGLVKVQLTAPRDLAMGITVSALGHETTVHCVNTGVPHAVVLVDDVDEQDVAAMGRALRFHERFAPAGTNVNFVQVLDRSHTRMRTYERGVEAETYACGTGACAVQVVLHALGMADAELANTTTGGEVLTTSLEGGRTYLKGAAELTFSGELNADALGLPLS
- a CDS encoding tetratricopeptide repeat protein produces the protein MSEPHAQEPHAQVYRPEGGKTIKGLFSTQTVEKVGTGTTQRKTISKMYWYCVQGDDGTVGVQALNKNMVPAGPSTQVPLDDFLAKYNPEPEMYLKTVFPKMRELASSVTRAEESRQRGALYSAQFEYENALSIDEENVRANFGLGLTYVERGETAKAQDILGRIVGLEAAFAPEHKHLFNEFGISLRKSRMVDQSIEYYTRALALTATDENLHYNVARAYFEKGDTEKCREHLSEALRLNPDHEEVKKFLEFLDKK
- a CDS encoding DNA integrity scanning protein DisA nucleotide-binding domain protein; the protein is MSLDRHHLLCLHTVYEGLRLGLCEFSGPSRAALVYADTPDEPLRVVDPQNLLRGHEPRLREYFLDSDEWRAGLPRPELVRFFDQYHARRLGLAGLVSLGGRSHTVAYQMWFTERHPDLCSPGPTRRWLELALRQFNTSLCSHEVVSLDATANMLQEMAPLAVRDYIVDERARAIGPDTRLHVFNILAAIIQISKTPEEGAWARGRLAFVEPSRLPKVHFLAKLPKSERPRLDHGKHVRKMLQSVERSRRLLVSDGESIIGMAQGGAGESGLSELPPGSLCAMFNGRHGLLSLDGGPVCSFSDGAFHSTNRRPNLVMLEEALLEWPLDDAQRGALFASVARLVTDAGEQKYGCALIIDPYTPLLSLSGHALETPMPLAGEERLALAAGLARVDGALHLSAARNQLCAFACLMDGPSFPGEDRSRGARYNSALRFTHSHPELIVVVVSSDRPVSVVQKGVDLSKPPVWPTIPSQLRPPPTLEEWLG